The genomic stretch TTTTAATGATTTTTGTGTTACTTGTGATTATAATTCCTGTTCCGATGGTATTTATCGAACCTGAAATAAACAATTATCCTGATGCGCTTTGGTGGGCGATTGTGACTGCGACAACAGTTGGGTACGGTGATATCGTTCCAGTGACTCCGATTGGGCGGATTTTGGCATCGATTATGATGTTGTTTGGGATAGCGTTTATCGGGATGATAACTAGTACGATAACGAACTTTTTCCGCGCTAAGAAAGCTACTACTTCTAGCACACAAAGAGCAAGCAAGATTACCCAATTAATTGCAGATACGCCAGATTTAACCAAAGAAGAAATTGCGGTCGTAGAGCAATTTTTGGCACTACGAAAAAAAGAACTGGCTGATGAAAATATAAAAAGTGATAGCGAATGATGCTATCACTTTTTTATTTGTTTTTCGACTTGGTTACGGTAACGTTCAGATAAGGCTTCTACCGCCAAAATGCGTTCTAAGTCTTCTTTTGTCCCATTTTTATGCAAAACTTTATCGTGGCAAAAGGCTACTGTTACGCCGTGTGATTCTTGGTGAATTTGTTTGATTTCATCCGTTGCATGTATAATGCCAGGAGTAATCGTTCGGCATAGGTATCCAGTAAGTCCAGTTTTGTGAATTGCTTTATAGAGATTGGGGATTCCATTGAACTTTTCAATTGTACTACATGGATTTCGGGCTTCCGTTATTTGGATAACGGTTTCGCCAATCTGGAATTTATCGCCAATTTGAACAGAACTTTCCAACATATTCGTAGTGATGAGATTTTCACCAAAAGCAGTTACTTGTAGCTCTTCGCCAAACATTGCTGCCCATTTCGCGTAATGTTCGTATGGATAAATACAAACCGTACGATCCGGACCACCGTGATACTTCAAATTATGCGGTGCGTCATTTTCAAAACCGGTAGTGGTTAGACTGGCGGATTGTACAAGCTTTTTTTCGATTCCCGTCATCATCCGTTTGTTATTTGAAAGGTTAAGTTCTTTCGGCTTACCTACAGCTAAATGCATGATTTTCCGTTCCATCTGCTTACTCCTTTGAAGTTATTTTTTTCGGCTTAAAATAGCAAGAATGCCCGTGATAAGCGCAATAACGCTGATAGCTACTGCGGTCCATAATAAAATCGTATTATCTCCAGTACTGCTTGTATCCCCTGCTGTGTTCTCCGCTCCCGCAACTACTTCTCCGTGCGAGCCAGTTGCGGATTTGGAAGACTCTTTGACAATTTTTGTGGTAGCATGTGGTGTCTCGGAATCTTCTGCGCCAACCCATTCAACGATGGAGCCATCTTCATAATATTGATAGGCATTCCAAGCAATTTCGCCTTCTTCACTTGGATTTTTAGCGATAAAACTAAAGCGCTGGAATTGGCCTTTTTCAATTCCGTTGCCTTCTGTTTGCCATGTTACTGTGCCATTTTTCTTATCTACTGTCGTTGTCCAGCCTGGCACTGGTTCATAAGATTCGAATGATACGCCTTTTTCTACTTTTAAAACGATTTTTTTAGAGGCGACATCTTTTTCTGACGGTACTTTCATTGTGTAGGTTTCCCAGGAGTCTACGGTCGATTCGCTCGGTAATACAGAAACATGTGCGCTCGCTTGAAACGGAATGATAAAGACAGCTAATAAAACGACGATGGAGCTGATAATTTTTTTCATTATTTTTCCCCTTTACTGTGTAATATTGGTTGTAAATGTTTGATTTATATCTGTGAAATCTTTTGTTAAACCATGAACCGTAATTTCCCACTTGCCGGTTTGATTAATATATAGCCCTTCCGCAAAGTATTGCGTATCATTTGCAAGTTTGGCTTGGAAAGTTGATTTTTCATCTGTTTTAGTAGATTTTGTTGTAATCGTCACTTGTTCAAAATCTGTTTTGGCAGAACCATCTGCTGAAGTAAAAGTGATGATAAACTGGTTTTGTCCAACGGTCGCTGGTTCCACTCGTAAATTGATTTTTGCTTTTTCGCCTTCTGCTGCAATTGTTTCATCAAATGCTTTCGGAGCAGGCGGTGGCGGTGTTTGTACGTTGGTTAAAACACTTGCGACAACAAGGATAATCGTCCCAATGATAAGTTCCATCAAAATGGTTTTAAATGGCAATCGTTGGTTTTTGAGTTTGATATAAATGTAATGACCAAGCCCTAGTAGTGCCATTAGTAAAAATAAGCCAATTTTGAAAAGAAGTATTTTGCCGTAATTGGTTGTAAATAAATTGGCCATTTGTCCGATATTCATCACTGCCATTAATAGGCCGCTGACTAAGATGGAGGCGACTGCAATGATTGCTACAATCGCAAAGCGGCTCCAAACTTCGCGCGCTTTCCCAGTCCGAGGTAATACGAATAAAAGCACTAAAATCCCGCCAACCCAAACGCTTGCAGCAATCATATGAAGCATATCAGCGCTGATACTTACTATTTTATCGGCACTGGCTGCGGCGTGTCCATTCTGAGCCTTCGCAAAAATCAAATATCCGATTAATGCACTCTCGGTCAAAAGCGCGAACCAGCTCCATTGTTTCTTTTTAAAGAACATCATGATAGTAAAAATGGCAAGTAGAAGCCATACGATAAGTTCACTGATCCAAATATACCCTGTTTTCGTAGTCAAGAACGCAGCTAACTTACTCGGTCCAAAACTTTCACTGATGGAAACGCCCGTTGTGATACTTGTTTGTATGAAAAGTTGCATGAAGAGAGCCACACCCAGAAGTGCTAGCGCTATCCAAGTTACTTTTTTCAAACGTCCAGAAATTTTTTCTGTTATCTGTTCTTTTCGTGGATAAAGACCTAATCCAAAAAGAAGTACGCCGATAAACAGCGAAAAACCTATGTATAAAACGGCTTTTTGAATCGAACTAATTTGCAAGTCCGCTCCACTTGAGGGAACTTCCGCTGCTTGGAACGTCGCTTTCGTATTGCCTAACTTAAAAGAAATGATCCCCGTAACCGCATGTCCATCCGCTGACACAACCCGCCATGAAACAGAATAGACATCTGCTTTCAAATCAGTCGGTAGAGATGCTTCAACCATATGATTATTCTTTTTAGAAACAGTGGTTTTCCCGGTTTCCACTTGTTTCCCACTAGAATCTTTGACTTCTATTAAAGGGAAATCCGCTTCAATTTCTTCATTAAAAACAAGCGTTACTTTTTCGGGTGCGGTTTGAATATGAGATTGATCGGCCGGATTCGAATTTTCCAAGTAAGCATGTGCAGAAACATGCTGAACTGGCACGATTAATAGATATAGTATAATGAGAAAAAAACTGACCCTTTTCAATAATTTCATTTGCTACTCCTTTTTCGAACGAACGGTTTTACTCTTTTTAACTTATCATGTGCAACAATTGAATGGAAATAATCGGCTCATTTCCTATTGCAAATGATGCTACGATTATGGCATAGTGATAGAAAAGGAGGTTTTACCTATGCTTCGTTATATCGAATTGTTTTTCATGTTTGCCTTTGTTACGCTCATCACGATGTGGATTCAAGCACTTCTAGCAAAATGGAAACCTACTATTCTTCGTTCTTTCTGGCTTCGTACGCTCACATTTATTATTATTGGCTACGCATTAATGGCGCCAACGCTATACATAGGCAGTTTATTGCTAAAATAAGTTCAGTTGCTTTCACATCGCAGTTAGATTGTTTATACTGGGAAGTGGGAGGTGAATTTTCATGAAAAAAATGTTAGTAGAATTTAGAGACTTCGCGTTAAAAGGGAATGTTCTAGACCTTGCTGTAGCGGTAGTTATCGGGGCTGCTTTCGGTAAAATTGTTTCATCTTTAGTAGATAACATCATTATGCCACTTGTCGGTGTACTACTTGGTGGTCTTGATTTTACAGATTTAAGTTTCAAAGTTGGTAAATCCGTTATTCAGTACGGTGCTTTCATCCAGTCCATCGTTGACTTTGTCATCATCGCTTTTGCCATTTTTATTTTCGTCAAGGTACTTACTAGTTTTATTAAGAAAAAAGAGCAAACGGTGGAAGAAACGCCAGTACCTCCAACTGAGGAATACTTAAAAGAAATTCGTGATTTATTGAAAGAACAACAGAAATAACTGAAAAAATCCTTCTTTTGTGGAAGGATTTTTTATTTACATTCGCGCTTATAAATTATGTTTTCTAAAGCTAAAAAGTTAGGCTATCTATCTCCCTTAAATTCAGGAAAAAAATAGCCTAACTAAATTCTATTTCACCGTTGCTGTTTTTTTAATTGTATCGCTAAAAACATTTCTACTGCTGCGACAACTAAAAAGATAATTTGTAAAATAAATACATAGCCGATAATCAGTAACTGTACAATCATCCAAACTGCGAGCACGGCCGCTGCTGCGAACATGACTTCTTTCGTTCGTGGTAATTTTTTCAGCAAATAAATGAGTGCTGCTAAATGGAATAATCCAACAAATACGAATAAAAATATGCCTGGTACTAAATAATCCACGAACGGTGAACCATCAAGTAATCCAGTTGAAAGAGATAGCAAACCACCACTTGGCATGAAAACCATGGATAATCCACCATAAATTGCTCCTATTGCTGTAAAACCAACTATTACAATACTACTTATACGTGTCCAGTTCATGGCGTTCTCCTAGTCGTTTTTCTAGTAGTATACCACGAAAACTTTCATTCTGCCGTTTTTCTTCGTTTTATTTTTTTGATTAAATCGATCAATACGAAAACCGCAATACCGCATGCGACAACTGTAGTGAGATACCAAGCTGGACCGGATTCTGCGCGTACTCCTAGCCAATAAGTCACTGTTTTCGGGTTAAAAAATGCAAAGCAAATTGCACAAAATGCAATAATTCGACCAATAATGGAATTTTCTCTCATAGCAAGTGCATCTCCTTTTCTTTTATTATAACAAGGAATAAGAAATGATAACTTAGCTTTTCGGTCCCAAAGTTGTTTTTCATCTGACAAGTTTTGGTTTTTTTACACAAAAAAACTACGACAAGAGAATTTCTTGTCATAGCCTCACAGTTATTTATTAACAATGTTTAGTTGTTGCTCATTAACGAGTGGATAAATAGCTAGTTCTTTGCTCTCTAAATCCTCTTGGTGCATATCCACACCAGTAATTTGACTGTTTCCGTATGTTCTATAATAATAAATTCCTTTATCGATATTGCAACATGAGGAATAAATGGTGTGCTCGTATTTTTCCCCACCAACATCACAAAGACCTTTTTGTTGTTCCACCGAGCCTAAAATATGGAAAAATTGGCCAATGCTTTCTGATTCAGAATCACCTGAAACAGAATTCAATTTGGTAAAAGTTGCTTTCACAAAACGAGACATAGAAGATAAATCGCCAGGTAAGCCGATTCCGCCCATCCCACGACTATAAGCATCCAAATCAATCTCGTTGGAAAAATTATTTTCTGGAGTTTCACTCGAAAGAACGCGATAATTGTTTAAATTAAATAGTTGGTAATCAAATGTTGGATTATTTGTTAACACGCCAACAGGATTATCATAAATGTGAAGTCCATCTTTCACACATTCCACTACAATAGATTCGTTTTGATCAGCCATCAACCAATGTAAAGGAGATAGCGGCAAATTTTCACTAAAGCTAATATTCACGAGATTGATTCTCTGAAGTAATCTTCTTGCTTCTTTTACAGTAGCGCATTGACCAAGAATCCACGGAATAAATTCAAATGGCGTTACATTGTCCTTACCTTCTGCAAAATCCTTGTAATCCGCATTTCCTGAGAAATTGAGTCCTGCCATACTAAGGCCTTTTTCATTGGTAGCATCGTAATACAACGGGTAGTTTTCCATCACAGCAGCAATACCAATAAGTGCATAATGCTTCTCTATATCCTCTACCTTGCGAAAATGGAACGGGTAATTTTTCGGCGTAACAACCACAACTTCTTTGTAAGAAAGTTCATAATCGAAATTCCTTCCAAAATAGTGATCCTTCGTTGTATAAGTTATTGACGTACACATTAAAAATCCCTCCTCAAATTTTTCACCATACATGTATACCAGTACCCTCGGACTTTTGTGTAAAACATAATTTGTGGTTTTTTTCACAAAAAATGGCCAATTTATTACCTCATACAAGATGATTTGGCTCTGATAAAAATTTTTTAAAGTATACTCCTCTATTAACTTCTTGAAAATATTCTGCTATAAAATCATAATAAAAAAGATCCCTGGAAAATCCAGAGATCTTTTAAAAATGTCAGCTGATGTTAACCTTACATCATGCCGCCCATGCCACCCATTCCCATATCAGGAACAGCTGCTGGGCCGTTTTCGTCTGGTTTGTCTGCTACGACTGCTTCTGTAGTTAATAGAAGTGCAGCAACAGATGATGCGTTTTGTAGTGCGGAACGTGTTACTTTTGTTGGATCCACAATACCAGCGTCAATCATGTTTACCCATTCGCCATTAGCTGCGTTGAAACCAACGCCAACTGCTTCGTGTTTCAAGCGTTCAACGATAACCGAACCTTCAAGTCCAGCGTTATGCGCGATTTGGCGAACTGGTTCTTCTAGGGAACGAAGCACGATGTTGATACCAGTTTCTACGTCACCTTCTGCTTCTAGTGCTGCTACTTTATTGTAAATACTTACAAGAGCAGTACCACCACCAGCTACGATACCTTCTTCTACAGCTGCGCGAGTAGAGTTAAGCGCATCTTCAATACGTAATTTACGTTCTTTTAGCTCTGTTTCAGTTGCAGCGCCGACTTTGACAACAGCTACCCCACCTGCAAGTTTTGCTAAACGTTCTTGTAATTTTTCTCTATCAAATTCAGAAGTAGTTTCTTCCATTTGCGCACGGATTTGGTTTACGCGAGCGCTAATTTGTGTGGAATCGCCTGCTCCTTCTACGATTGTTGTATCATCTTTTGTTACAACTACTTTGTTCGCTGTTCCAAGTTGATCAACTGTTGCTGTTTTTAGTTCTAAGCCTAGGTCTTCTGTGATGACTTGTCCGCCTGTTAAAATAGCAATATCTTCTAGCATTGCTTTACGACGATCACCAAAACCAGGAGCTTTCACGGCTACTACGTTGAATGTTCCGCGAAGTTTGTTTAGTACAAGAGTTGCTTGAGCTTCCCCTTCAACATCTTCCGCAATGATTAACATTGGACGACCTTGTTGAACAACTTGTTCTAAAACTGGTAAGATTTCTTGGATGTTGTTGATTTTTTTGTCTGTAATTAAAATGTATGGTTTTTCAAGAACAGCTTCCATTTTGTCAGAATCAGTCACCATGTATGGGCTAGTGTAGCCGCGGTCGAATTGCATACCTTCTACTACGTCTAATTCTGTTGCAAAGCCTTTGGATTCTTCAATAGTGATAACGCCGTCGTTACCAACTCGTTCCATTGCTTCTGCGATTAATTTACCAACTTCTTCATCACCAGAAGAAATAGCAGCAACTTGAGCGATAGACTCTTTGCTTTCAATTGGTTTAGAAATAGCTTTTAATTCTTCGATAGCTGTTGCTACGGCTTTTTCGATACCGCGGCGAACGCCTACTGGATTTGCTCCAGCTGTTACGTTTTTCAAGCCTTCTTGAATCATTGCTTGCGCTAAAACGGTAGCTGTTGTAGTTCCGTCCCCAGCAACATCATTGGTTTTAGAAGCAACTTCAGATACAAGTTTTGCTCCCATATTTTCAAATGGGTCTTCTAATTCGATTTCTTTTGCAATCGTTACCCCATCATTTGTAATTAACGGAGAACCGAATTTTTTTTCTAAAACAACATTACGACCTTTTGGGCCAAGTGTTACTTTTACTGCGTTTGCTAATTGGTCGACACCACGTAACATGGCACGACGAGCATCTTCACTAAATTTAATATCTTTTGCCATTTTATATTTCCCTCCGATTATTTCTTTTTTTAATTATTTAGTAATTGCTAAAATGTCACTTTCACGTAAAATCAGATAGTCAGTTCCTTCATACGTCACTTCTGTTCCAGAGTATTTTGCGAAGATAACCGTGTCACCTTCTGCAACTTCAAGTGGTTCTTTTGTGCCGTTATCTAGCACACGACCTGAACCGACTGCAACAATTTTCCCTGATTGCGGTTTTTCTTTGGCAGAGTCTGGTAATACAATTCCGCTCGCTGTTTTTTCCTCTGCTTCAAGTACTTCAATTACAACACGATCTCCTAATGGTTTTAACAATGTAAATGACCTCCTCTGATATAATTACATTTTTCATTTTAGCACTCGGCACATTAGAGTGCTAATACAGTTATTATGATACCAAACTGAATAAAAAATGCAAGCAAAAACGTTTAAAAAAATAGAAGAATTCTTATTTGCGGTAAAGCTTCATAACGAGTACAATAAGAAGAGCTATTTCCGCTTATTTGAAGCAATTTAGCCAATGTTTTTTATAGAAAGGATGCGTATTTTTTGGCTAAGCGTTATATTACGATTGTTTTAGTTTATTTATTATTACTATTTTCTGCATCTGTTGGGATTCCGATTGTTCAACATATTTTACTAAGTACAACATCACTTTCAGCAGAGAGCACCGCATCTTATGGAATGGTTATTTGGTCGATATTCTCTAATCTTTTATCACTTGCAATTATTATTCCGATGCTTTACAGAAAGCCAAAAGAAAATAAAATCGAAATTGGTGAAAAAACAAAGCCGCTTCTAAGTATTGTGTGGATTGTCGGAGGAGTCATTGGCTTATATGTGGCACAAATTATTTGTAGTGTTATTATTACGATGATTTCAGGGGAGTTAAGTAATTCTGCCAATACGGA from Listeria monocytogenes ATCC 19117 encodes the following:
- the bsh gene encoding choloylglycine hydrolase produces the protein MCTSITYTTKDHYFGRNFDYELSYKEVVVVTPKNYPFHFRKVEDIEKHYALIGIAAVMENYPLYYDATNEKGLSMAGLNFSGNADYKDFAEGKDNVTPFEFIPWILGQCATVKEARRLLQRINLVNISFSENLPLSPLHWLMADQNESIVVECVKDGLHIYDNPVGVLTNNPTFDYQLFNLNNYRVLSSETPENNFSNEIDLDAYSRGMGGIGLPGDLSSMSRFVKATFTKLNSVSGDSESESIGQFFHILGSVEQQKGLCDVGGEKYEHTIYSSCCNIDKGIYYYRTYGNSQITGVDMHQEDLESKELAIYPLVNEQQLNIVNK
- a CDS encoding CPBP family intramembrane glutamic endopeptidase, with the translated sequence MAKRYITIVLVYLLLLFSASVGIPIVQHILLSTTSLSAESTASYGMVIWSIFSNLLSLAIIIPMLYRKPKENKIEIGEKTKPLLSIVWIVGGVIGLYVAQIICSVIITMISGELSNSANTELLVDLTKAAPIFLIFISILGPILEELVFRKVIFGGLSNVTNIHVAAVISSLFFGLLHGDISFLLTYFVIGLILCFLYTKTKRIVVSMGAHILMNTIVLLLSLGIIGG
- the groES gene encoding co-chaperone GroES; this translates as MLKPLGDRVVIEVLEAEEKTASGIVLPDSAKEKPQSGKIVAVGSGRVLDNGTKEPLEVAEGDTVIFAKYSGTEVTYEGTDYLILRESDILAITK
- a CDS encoding copper resistance CopC/CopD family protein, with translation MKLLKRVSFFLIILYLLIVPVQHVSAHAYLENSNPADQSHIQTAPEKVTLVFNEEIEADFPLIEVKDSSGKQVETGKTTVSKKNNHMVEASLPTDLKADVYSVSWRVVSADGHAVTGIISFKLGNTKATFQAAEVPSSGADLQISSIQKAVLYIGFSLFIGVLLFGLGLYPRKEQITEKISGRLKKVTWIALALLGVALFMQLFIQTSITTGVSISESFGPSKLAAFLTTKTGYIWISELIVWLLLAIFTIMMFFKKKQWSWFALLTESALIGYLIFAKAQNGHAAASADKIVSISADMLHMIAASVWVGGILVLLFVLPRTGKAREVWSRFAIVAIIAVASILVSGLLMAVMNIGQMANLFTTNYGKILLFKIGLFLLMALLGLGHYIYIKLKNQRLPFKTILMELIIGTIILVVASVLTNVQTPPPPAPKAFDETIAAEGEKAKINLRVEPATVGQNQFIITFTSADGSAKTDFEQVTITTKSTKTDEKSTFQAKLANDTQYFAEGLYINQTGKWEITVHGLTKDFTDINQTFTTNITQ
- the mscL gene encoding large conductance mechanosensitive channel protein MscL: MKKMLVEFRDFALKGNVLDLAVAVVIGAAFGKIVSSLVDNIIMPLVGVLLGGLDFTDLSFKVGKSVIQYGAFIQSIVDFVIIAFAIFIFVKVLTSFIKKKEQTVEETPVPPTEEYLKEIRDLLKEQQK
- a CDS encoding potassium channel family protein encodes the protein MDKTKRKMIYETFMLILIVLSLALLPYRNSFTFILNWIIWVIFTLDYLVRLYRADNKWHYVKTHPFQLIAIIPFYGGFRAARIVSFVHLLSITAMGRRYIVPIYSFFRSNGLNRFLMIFVLLVIIIPVPMVFIEPEINNYPDALWWAIVTATTVGYGDIVPVTPIGRILASIMMLFGIAFIGMITSTITNFFRAKKATTSSTQRASKITQLIADTPDLTKEEIAVVEQFLALRKKELADENIKSDSE
- a CDS encoding MOSC domain-containing protein; the protein is MERKIMHLAVGKPKELNLSNNKRMMTGIEKKLVQSASLTTTGFENDAPHNLKYHGGPDRTVCIYPYEHYAKWAAMFGEELQVTAFGENLITTNMLESSVQIGDKFQIGETVIQITEARNPCSTIEKFNGIPNLYKAIHKTGLTGYLCRTITPGIIHATDEIKQIHQESHGVTVAFCHDKVLHKNGTKEDLERILAVEALSERYRNQVEKQIKK
- a CDS encoding YcnI family protein, whose translation is MKKIISSIVVLLAVFIIPFQASAHVSVLPSESTVDSWETYTMKVPSEKDVASKKIVLKVEKGVSFESYEPVPGWTTTVDKKNGTVTWQTEGNGIEKGQFQRFSFIAKNPSEEGEIAWNAYQYYEDGSIVEWVGAEDSETPHATTKIVKESSKSATGSHGEVVAGAENTAGDTSSTGDNTILLWTAVAISVIALITGILAILSRKK
- the groL gene encoding chaperonin GroEL (60 kDa chaperone family; promotes refolding of misfolded polypeptides especially under stressful conditions; forms two stacked rings of heptamers to form a barrel-shaped 14mer; ends can be capped by GroES; misfolded proteins enter the barrel where they are refolded when GroES binds) gives rise to the protein MAKDIKFSEDARRAMLRGVDQLANAVKVTLGPKGRNVVLEKKFGSPLITNDGVTIAKEIELEDPFENMGAKLVSEVASKTNDVAGDGTTTATVLAQAMIQEGLKNVTAGANPVGVRRGIEKAVATAIEELKAISKPIESKESIAQVAAISSGDEEVGKLIAEAMERVGNDGVITIEESKGFATELDVVEGMQFDRGYTSPYMVTDSDKMEAVLEKPYILITDKKINNIQEILPVLEQVVQQGRPMLIIAEDVEGEAQATLVLNKLRGTFNVVAVKAPGFGDRRKAMLEDIAILTGGQVITEDLGLELKTATVDQLGTANKVVVTKDDTTIVEGAGDSTQISARVNQIRAQMEETTSEFDREKLQERLAKLAGGVAVVKVGAATETELKERKLRIEDALNSTRAAVEEGIVAGGGTALVSIYNKVAALEAEGDVETGINIVLRSLEEPVRQIAHNAGLEGSVIVERLKHEAVGVGFNAANGEWVNMIDAGIVDPTKVTRSALQNASSVAALLLTTEAVVADKPDENGPAAVPDMGMGGMGGMM